The genomic window aatataatataaattattaaaaagacaagtaatttgaaaaaaaataaaattttctaaaaagacaagtaatttgaaacggatggaATATATTAGTGAATATCGTTCATATAGTTGTTGGTATTTTATGATTGAAACGTATGACTTTAGTCGTATTTAATTCGtgagaatgaaaaaaaatcaattgtgtgtgatttatatattatttttaattaataatgtattaatttttatatttagtttaaAGTAATATTTGTAATACTTAAATTtctacattaaaaataaaaaattatattaagtttaaaattaaattattaattacgaTTATAAAATGTCATCTATAATTTGAACAATACTTTGTAAAGAGTCTTATAGggtcaaaaaaaatttgtaaaaggttcctataattagggacggagagAGAAAGTATATCTTTACTTTTTCAACAAGTTCACTTCacaattttcataaaattcaaTGGAGAGATGAAAAATGTACTAAATTTATTtgtaaagagaaaataaaaggtgAATTACATGAGtagaattgaaaaattaatataacaatCTACTACCTTGATTGGAGAATTTTATGTTAAAACGACATTTAAAAAGTAATGGAGAGAGTAATTTATTAAGGTGAAAGTTATACTGGACAGTGACAAGTGTCTCTTCTAATTGCCAATTTTTGAGGAGATGTCTTATTCTCACTAATTTATTTTGTGATCATTAAGTCACATACATATATTCTCACCTAACGTATACATTACATTATGCATATTGACATGAATGTAGTAGCTATAGGTATGGCCACAAGAAGGGGAGTATGCTTGCACACTTCATGCCTGCAAGTGAAAactgaaacaaaaatattatttattatggaCCTAATTATGGGATGATGGTCCATCACATGCTCATGTGTTCccagaaaatttaatttttaggttCTTCAAATGAATGTCACatgtatttaattatattatattattaatattatacgGCTAGCTACCACAACCTATTGTATTTGTGGGTCTGTGCCACAAGATTTATGAGCATAATATATAAGCTTGTTTCATGTGACTTCACTGTTTTGGCTCAAGATAGGTGGAGATAGTTAAGACTCATACCTGACTGAGATTTTCATTTTCCATAATATTAGTCGATAGATACACTTTTATTTCCGTTAACTTAATTCAGTTGGTAAGGATATTACATTATATGTATAGAAGTCGGGGTTCGAATTTCAGACacatcacttattcacttttaaggtgaaatttctagacACATCACTTATATGTATaggagtcggggttcgaatctcagacacatcacttattcattttcCATAATATTAGTGGATAGATACACTTTTATGTCCGTGAACTTAATTCAGTTGGTAAGGATATTACATTATATGTATAGGAGTCAGGGTTCGAATCTCAGACACATCACTTATCACCGATTCAAATTAAATTGCATAAAATTGGAttgtatataagaaaaaaaatagtcatccaaaaccgaacgaAATAGtgagtaattttatatttagatcGGATGATTTTATACCTCAAAATCGACCCAAATCGAACCAAAAAACCTCTAAACTCAATAATAGTCTTGTCAGTTTGGCCTGATTAGCTCGCCGTAAAAGGTTGGAGCAATACTTTATggaattttcaaaaaatatagaaaacatTTTGTGATTACTGAATTCATACTTTTAAAATGTGGCATTTTATCGAAAGCTAACTAGTCTCGCCTCCCAGCCCAGCTCTATCAGCAGGCCCTTTCTTTTGCAATACTTGGTCTCTCATGGCCAAATTCTTATTAAAGCAATATTCTCTATCATAGAATTCGGTCTTCGGGGTCAACCTGACCCTAGTAGCTTCTATGAAGAAGGCGACGCGAAGAAGGCTCGAGGACTTGTTAAGGAAGGCGGCAAGGGCCGACGAAGGGGGGAAAACGAAAGGCGTTTTCTGGTCCCCCTCGTCGTGCTTCGATCGGTGTATTTCAAGATATTTGAATATAACCTTAAAATTTGATCCAAAAAGTGTTTTTCACTATACCTCAGAATTGATCTCATTTTTTGGTAATCATTTGCAATAACCCAATTTGACACCTTTTGTGTTGTAAATGTGGAGAGGGGCCTTGATCTCATTGCATTTCAAGATAGGGGGAGGATGGGGAAATGACTGGGAACTAGTGTAGGTAGCAATATCCATAAATTATCTATTTCATCTATATaaattgtgtaagttttattgtTATTCCATTAAATGTTCTTGATCGTTTATTGAGAAGTTGAAATGTGAAAGGCTTCCTATAATTTCAATAGTGTATATTTTATCAAGAAAACTGGTATCAATTTTGTATGATTTTTCACTTCAAAGTGTTTTtcgtacaatttttttattaaatggaAGGCCGAAGCCCAATTTTTTTGTATGATTTTAGTATCAAAGAaagttaaaaacaaaacttggtCGATTATTGTGTTTCTCTAATAAACtcgtaaaaaatttaaaataaaattggtgaTATTTTTGTCTCGGGCCCTTCTTCCATAATCCGGGCTCGAATAAGGAAGAGATAAGATGACCAGAAAATGTGCTTAGAAATCCATAATAAAGTTCGATCACAACGTCTGAATTGACTAAATAATGTGTTCCTtaacaataattaattatttattaaaacaaatataagCTGATAATAAAACAAGCCAAACAATCTCTTACGTGTATCATGAAACTATTAATACATAGGTTAACACATTGAACAAACTTTTAATTGGGTTACATTTCGTTGTTTTGAAAGTAGCACTTTGCCTTTTGCATAATACAAACAACATGAGAAATTTTCCCCAATTCATTCTTAAATGGAGGGGACCTTAATTGAAGACAACAATTTTTCATACAAAGGCTGTTAGGCCTAGACATTTTAAGTAAAAATGGCTCTCCCTCCACATACCATTTGGTTAATCGTTAGCCCATGGCATATTTCTGGGTCCAGCTTCTTGCAGTTGATTCATACTTGTTCTTGTCTGTCTTGTACATGTGAGCAATTTCAGGAACCAAAGGATCATCGGGATTTGGGTCTGTCAACAGGGAGCAGATAGAGAGCAACACCTATCGATGTCAGAGAAATAATGAAAATGTAAATAACGATTAGATGTAATCCATAACCGGGTCCTGATACAGGTACCATTGTAGCTATGTAAAAAAACTGCATCAAATATGCATTCATAATTCTTTCCATATAAAATAGGGTTTGGTGCATTAGGCGAATCCATCAGTTCGGTAAACAATGCCAACATTAAGACTTCAGAACATTCTTTAAGGATTATTTTTTGATGTTGTATTGTGGAACTGGACAACCTTCAAGGTTATTGTTCAAAACATTGTGATGAATTCCTAGTCCAGTAAGGAACAATAACATCTTAGTAGTAACTCAAAAATGCATTACATTGGAAGAATATGAAACATATTTTGAGGAATGAAGGCTTGTCTCACTATCTGACAAGTCGATAAACAAACCTTGGAAATGGTTAGAGCAGGGCTCCACTGCTCCTTTAGTATATCAAGGCAAATGCTTCCGTTGCTATTAATGTTTGGGTGAAATACCTTTGTCCTGAATGCAACCTGAAAGGTCCATCACCATGCATAAGCAATTAAGCATGTGCAAGAGAACATATGTAGTTATATTGAGTTCATGACTGTCACACGTTCATACATTGTGAATGAATATAGTCCTAACTAAAATTTTCAACTTAACAACACACTTATGACCTTTTCCATTTCAAGAAACGAAATTGAGCATGTGTAAGATCCAGGTCATTGTCGATAAATGAATTCTTAAATGACAAAGAAGCAATCCAACAAAATAAGGGAAAATACAAagcaacatttttttaaaatgaactAGCAAGAACTGAAAATAACTATAGTCAACAATAGAGAACGGACATGAGATAGAAAATACAAACCTTGGGAGGCTTAAAGGGATAATCTGGAGGGAAATGAATAGTAACTAGGAAAACACCTCCAGAGTAAGGGCTGTCTGGAGGACCCATAATTGTTGCTTGCCAATGAAACATATCTTCGGCAACAGGACCTGCAATGTattgaatttgaaacaaaatcaaaacaagaaattaGCACAGATTTTATTCTCCGTGCCAGCACAAATAGTGTACCTAAAATGACAAAGTACTGCATAATGTCCTATTACTCATCATGTCAATTGGTATACAGATAAATTAACTCATCCGAAATTAAGTGATCTTAAGCAACATAGTCAATAAAGTAGTTTCATCGTACATAACcacttatacaaaaaaaattgcacataACTGCTAGTTGCCACAACTAGTTATGTCAATTACAAAATAGGAAATAAGTTTAAGAATATTTGGCACTGAAAAATATCCATGATCAAATATTTTCCTGATTCAGGCAAAAACTGGACCACGGTCCACAACAACAGCAACTGCAATTTCTGGTCACAAAACACACAAAAGCACAACAGATGCATAATTTAAGCAATAACATTGTCAGGTAAAAAGAGATGAATATTGCTTGATATTTCTATAATCCAAAAAAGCCTAAATAGACACTAAACGACGGAAACATATAAATTCCACTTAATCCATATTCTTCAGCAACATTATGGAATCCTATAACCTCGCGCCAGCAtgaaaccaaacaaacaaaatcctAGAGCTTGTTTGGATTTGTTTGACAGTTTGAGTTTATATAAGCATTGGTGGGACTATttgtgaaaacttatgaaaacaacttacgaCATATTCTTCATCAGTTCTCCAAGATAGTTTGTAAAAACAGTTTATAACTTATacgaaaaataattatattatatcttttgttatagaaatagcttataagttatacataaacactttcttttttggccagactttacATACCTcgtggccgaactctggattaccagcCCGagggttaacacaaaaaaaattgcttatacATAGCTCTTATCATGACAAGAACTTATGCTGCAAATTAAGTTTTTCCTTTTGAACAGCAAGAgaatattgtatatatataaatataatgcAAAGATACAACGGAGAAAGTACAAATGGTACTACACCCAAAACTCGGGATTAAGTACAATACTTGGCCCGATAGTCTAAAGCGAGAAAAAAAAACCACCCACTACCTAGTACCTACGAATGCAATCCATAGGATATGCTGCAAATTATGTTGCTTATCCAAACAGTCCCCTAATCCACAAATGAAAGTAAAACCAATCTCAAACAACATCTACTACAACAAATTAAAAGCAATctcaaacaaaaacataaaattctCAAATGAAGTTACAATCTTGTAATTTATCATCAAATCACAAACTATAAACACACCCAAACCGAACTTAAAATTGAAAgcagtaacaaaaaaaacaagcaCCAAATATTCAATACCAGTTAAAAAAGAgcaaaaaatatacaaaaaataacaatcaaaataaaataaatataccaGCACTGCATGAAGTTGGAGGATCCTTCTGCAAATCCTTGAGTTCTTTCAAGATCCGCTTTGAAGCCATAGCAAAAACCTAACAAAATCAGATCGAAATCAAAAAACAGCTAAATATATGAATAGATCGAAAACAGATCATCGTTgatatgattgattgattacCAAGAGAAAACGCAAGCGAGATCCTCCTTTGAATTTGCAAAAGAATCGAAGAACGAATGGAAACGAGTtgttgaatataaataaatggtATTTGGTgcttttttgaaattttgtgatTGGGagataatatattaatttcttttatatgggaatataataatagttttgaaaaataattggACCCATAAAAATATCACAAAATCGATTGTTCCGAATAAGTCTAAACTATCCTTGCGTAAGATGTTGTATACTTTCACAATGTGAATGAtcttttatattcatgtttataatattataagaacattttcgataaaaatttagatttttttaacataagatgaattatttatgattttttatgtgaaaaaacaaaaaaaaatcatatttaattcatctcttgttaaaaaaaaaaaattaaacttttgtaatagagattcatataatgtactaaacatgaccgcagaagaaaaaaaattaaaattgtgaaactttagggactaaaacgaaaattttgtgaaactatagggaccaaaaacatatttaaccctattaaaaaaatacaaatttgtctaTAATGATAATGGAACTTGCAtatcttacttacaataaagtCTTTCAACCACTAGAGTGTGTAGTTCAATCGTAATAAAAgctaggaatcctaatatgttaaccctatttttcaataaatttgaactaatttttcatgttacaattattatttttttttattacatattaGGTTAATTCCGTACACTGCAGGGTTCAAAGTTCTATTACTCCCTccagtcctttttataaggaacactttgacctgttcaaaaaaaataagaaacactttgaaaaaatcacacagaccaatgaagcacatttaacatagttatttttatttaatactctgTGGGGGGGATCGACTCCACCACTAGAACTTGCATCACTACTCATTGCACTAGAACTTTGATTTTTACTAGAGTTATATCTTTGAGTAGTTCTAACCATAACCTATCGAAAGTTATAAACAGACAATAAGTTTCTCATTCCACAAtacacaaaatattttaaacaaacacaaaaccagtcccactgggcgtACCAATTTGTTTACGTGGAAATTTGATAAACAACCGCTAggttaagtatttaaactcgcgagatcaactagtaaatctcgggacaattttgtgtttggtttatttaagaaaatgtttGATTGTTCGTTTACAAGGAAAACAAACAATCAAGAATAAAATCTTTTGCAAACAGTTATTGAAATAGCTacttcgaatcgcctcgaaacaGCAGTTTCAAGAGTAAACATCAATGAAAACTAAAGAACATTGctaaaaagtaaattgcattgaatgaaaagcaattacaaataaagatggttcacaaaacatacatttctcctcgcaattcctttcgttcgatcgctgagtaattagaattttagagagagtgttttgtataaattttgtgaccccagttctgaatgaaaaactgctATAAATTCTAAAACAAAGTGGTAACTgcttcttgatcatctggacgtTCTTCGATCTGCCACGTcgacccacgttctccactttcgaTCCTCATTTCTTCAGCGAGCTCCAATATTTATTGGGCCGTTGTTGCTTCTTTTGGGCCTGGCCCAACTTGCCCTTTGACTCGTTCTGCGACTTCGACAGGTTCTTGACAAACCAACCACAAGCGCGCCTTCCAAAGCCTTCGAGACTCTCTTCCGTTTCGACATGATAGGAACTTCGACATTTtcatttgaaagttttattttaacaataaccttcaaataaatattggacccaccaattatatttaattgataaataccaaatttatgtccaacaatacccttatgtaattactctttattcaactatcttacttatttttaaattctctctcataataaataagggcataagtgaaattgaacatttaaaatatttaaaaattaattaaagtttcttataaaaagaaccaaattttttgccctaagtgttgcttataaaaaggaccggaggagTATTATTCAAGAGTTTGACAACTATTATCAAGCAACACAAACTATATAAAGTTGAGTTTTTGTTGGGACAAGCAAATAGAGTTTGTCAATGCATTAACAAAggttgcttataaaaaaataatagcaaaGGTTGCTTCCAGGGCTAAGTCTTGAGTAATGCAATGAGACCAAGATTGACATACACTTGTATGATGATGTGTCGGTTAAGTTAACATGTAACATCCACTAGAAATATATGTAGACTAAGCAAGTTTTCCTAAACCAAACATAATAAATAGAATTGTTACTTTCAAAAAATGCTTGTTGaaaatcaaagaaagaaaagaaggtcCATTTTCCCACATAGTTCGGTCAAACCAACGATTCTCTTCTCAAAGTTATAGAGTTTTTCCGATTAGACTTCTATCAATGCAATGAAAGAACCATCCCTTCCTATTTCTTTGTCCTGTCAGGGAGAAATATAAGACCCACTAATGTCAATGCATACTCAATTCGAGTTGTTGCAACAACGAATTAAATTGCCTTGGAAGATGCAATGTTACAATGACACATTTTTTCCAACATAAACAATTGTGTATATAGGAGTATGGTTTATGTTTTGACAGTAATTATTTCAGGATCCTCGAAATCCATTTGACACTCAATTTGAGTTGTTGGATTTCTATGTCTAGGCTTATGTTTAATATAATAGGAAATGTATCAGAATCACGATGATCCACCGTAATTTTACAGAAGCTACATTATGCAGTTATTGAAAAATCACGGTAGATCGCCGAAATTCTAGCACACCTATTGTGATACCAAACGGTCCACATCATTCTGACTGTAACTGCACACATTTTTTTAACTACAGTGGACCAATTTTCAAAGCACAGCATGTAAAGTACTCGTACCGAGTCATGATAGTTTATGTCAACAAATCCTTTACAAAGTTCCAGCCATGATGAGCTAAGAACTTTAGATTAAGCTAGGAAGAATTCGATTTGATCTAATCTGTACTATACTGGTAGACTTCCCATGTTCAACAAGTTTTTCACGCCATTGCATAGAACAGGGATTGATTGATAAACGAtactaaaaaattaatgtttttcttACAAATTAATTATCAATCAAAAACCAAATATAAGATGATAGTAAACAAGCCAAACAATATCTAGGTGCATCATGGTACTGTTAATACATTGGTTAACACATTGAACAAACTTTAAATTAGGCTACATTTCATTGTGCAAAAAGTAGCTTTTGCATTTTGCAATACAAACATAAGAAATGGTTCCCCAAATTCATTCTCAACTCCAAGGGCCTTAATTGAAATATTGAAGACGACAATTTTTCGTACAAAGGCTGTTAGGCCAAGACACTTTAAGTAAAAGTGGCTCTCCCTCACACATACCATATTAGCCCATGGCATATTTCTGGGTCCAGCTTCTTGCAGTTGACTCATATTTGTTCCTATCTGTCTTGTACATGTGGGCAATTTCAGGAACCAAAGGATCATCGGGATTTGGATCCGTCAACAAGGAACAAATAGAGAGTAACACCTATAGATGTCaccaaaataataaacaatgtAAATAATGATTAGATGTAATGTAACTCCACAACCATATCAGGATACATGTGAATAgctataaataacaaaaattgaaaaaagatttCCTTTTAATTGgcgattataaaaaatatcagaaAAAGTTACGCGATTTATATTAACTGCATTCAGTATAAGTCTGAACTCTATACTGCACAACATTATGCCCAAACTTCAAGCAGAACAGCCATTAGAGATTCTTTGCATATAAATTACAAAGTAGGGATAAGTACATTTTGGTGAATCCCACAGTTCGGCAGATACTGGTGGATATCAAGACTAAGGAATGATAGTAAGAAATATTATGCCAAACGTCATGAAAACCAACCTCTAAACTTCAAGAGTTCAATAACTAGGTAGAGTTTAACAAATTcaagtgtttataaagtaggtgttatatttgttttctattttgtcAGTGTAAACAAATTTTAAGAAGTAACGTTATAATTTGGCAAGATGATAAAATTTAATTAGATGTCTGCGTAAAACCTGCTTACATAAGTTCAAAATTCATagcataaaattattaaattgggATTATATGTTGTGGTGAGCCCCCTGTTCAGTAAATAATGTTGACAGTAAGAATAGGGGAAAATCAATTGCATTGGTAAGCATACATTTAGGAACATATTAAATGTATAAAGAGATGCTATTCAATAGAATATTAGATGTAATAAATAGAGACTAGTACACTGCGCCCTTGACATGCATAAAGAGATGCCAAGCAAGCATCAAGACAAAAGAATATTAAATGTAATAAATAGGGACTACTACACTGCCATGAATCCCTTGTTTGATAAACACCATTTGTCATCAAGTGCATGGAACAATAACATCTGGGTTTAGATATGGATTGTATTGGGAGAATAGGAAACACAATTTAAGAAATGAACGTTTATTTCACTACCTAATAAATTGATAAAACAAACCTTGGAAATGGTAAGAGCAGGGCTCCACTGCTCCTTCAATATATCAAGGCAAATGCTTCCATTGCTATTAATGTTCGGGTGAAATACCTTCGTCCTGAACGCAACCTGAAAGACCAATCACCATGCATAGATAAGTTCATACATACTGAATGTGTAAGATCATAATTATTGTCAATAAATGAATGCTTAAATGACAAAGAAGTAATCCAACAAAATAAGGGAAAATGCAAAGCagcattctttaaaataaactaGCAAGAATTGAATACAGTTATAATCGACAATACAGAAACAGACATGATATATAAATACAAACCTTGGGTGGCTTAAAGGGATAATCGGGAGGGAAATGAATAGTAACTAGGAAAACACCTCCAGCATATGGACTGTCTGCAGGACCCATAATTGTTGCTTGCCAATGGAACATATCTTCAGCAACCGGGCCTGCAATGTATTGATTATGAAACAAAGTCAAAACAAGAATATAAGCACAAATTTTTCTTCGTGCCACCACAAATATTGTATCTAAAATGACAGGGCGCTACATAATGTCCCATTACTATTCATGTCAATTGGCATACAGATAAATTAACTTTATCTGTAAAAGTAGTTTCATCATACATAGCTACTTctacaaaaaaattgtaattgcTATTATACAAATTAGGAAATAAGTTTAAGAATATTTGGCACTGAAGTGAAAAATATACATGATTAAATATTTTCCTGATTCAGGCAATGACTAGACCACAGTccagatataatataaaaatttaaaacagaTGCATAACACATAACCGCACCAACAGATGCATAATTTAAGCAATAGCATAGGCAAGTAAAAAGAGATGAAATGATGAATATAGCTTGATATTTCTATAATCAAAAGCCTACATAGACAccaattttattaaaacatgTCAAAGTCCGATTAATCCATTCTTCAGCAACATCGTGGAATCCTATAACTTTGCACCCGCATGGAACCAAACAAACACTGTCCTAGGGCCTATTTGAACtagcttatttgagcttatctccTGACATAAGCACCTATGAAACTTTGAGAGAACTTATGTTCACAAGTtcttttcaacttattttcataagttctccaagatagcttgtgaaaacagcttatagcttatacaaaaaaataattttattttatcatcaattataaaaatggcttatacataagcacttatcaaTAACGAAAAACATAAAATTCTCAACATGAAGTAATTTATCAACAAATCACAAACTATATTGAATCCAGCAACAAAAAACAGCCACCAAATATTCAATTCCAGTTataaaaaaaacgcaaaaaatatacacaaaaatgaaaaaagtatACCAGCACTGCATGAAGTTGGAGGATCCTTCTGCAAATCCTTGAGTTCTTTCAAGATCCGCTTTGAAGCCATAGCAAAAACCTAACAAAAACAGATCGAAAACAAAAATCAgctaaaaatcaaaacaaatagaTCGAAAACAGATAATCGTAGATATGATTGGTTACCAGGAGAAAACGCAAGAGAGATCCTCCTTTTGAATTTGCAAGGAATTTGCAAAGAAtcgaagaaagaaagaaaacgaGTTGTTGAATATAAATGGTGTTGTTGGTGCTTAGAAATTTTGTGATTGGGAGataatattaattgtttttaatgaCTCGTTATTGAAGGAATCTAACGTTACGTAGGTCCACGCGGAAGAAACGAACCCAATGCATTATACGGTGCTTGttcattgtattattttgtgttcatttttattttatttttaatttggtatTCGATATTAGGGTTGAGAATCGGTGGGTTTTTGTTTGAAAATCGtcaaactattaaaaaataaaactatttagtttaatctgattcgggtcAGTTCTGGTTTTAGCCTCatccc from Trifolium pratense cultivar HEN17-A07 linkage group LG1, ARS_RC_1.1, whole genome shotgun sequence includes these protein-coding regions:
- the LOC123902600 gene encoding SUMO-conjugating enzyme UBC9, whose amino-acid sequence is MASKRILKELKDLQKDPPTSCSAGPVAEDMFHWQATIMGPPDSPYSGGVFLVTIHFPPDYPFKPPKVAFRTKVFHPNINSNGSICLDILKEQWSPALTISKVLLSICSLLTDPNPDDPLVPEIAHMYKTDKNKYESTARSWTQKYAMG
- the LOC123902598 gene encoding ubiquitin-conjugating enzyme E2 10; this translates as MASKRILKELKDLQKDPPTSCSAGPVAEDMFHWQATIMGPADSPYAGGVFLVTIHFPPDYPFKPPKVAFRTKVFHPNINSNGSICLDILKEQWSPALTISKVLLSICSLLTDPNPDDPLVPEIAHMYKTDRNKYESTARSWTQKYAMG